The following nucleotide sequence is from Azoarcus sp. CIB.
CGCCGACGATTTCGCCGTGGTATGCGAGCTGAGGCCCGAAGTGGTTCTCATCGGCACCGGGAGCCGCCAGCGCTTCCCTACGCCGCAGGTGCTGCGCCCGCTGATCGAGGCACGCATCGGCTTCGAGATCATGGACTTGCCGGCGGCCTGCCGCACCTACAACATTCTCGTCGCCGAGGGGCGCTCCGTCGTGGCCGCCCTGCTCTTCGACTCGGACTGAGGACAGGGGCGCTCCCGGAATACCACCGGCAGCGCCATCCGGATCACGCAGCCGTTGTCATTCCCCCGGCTCCTCCGCTACGCTGATTGCGACAACCGACAACGGAGAGCCCCATGAATACGACAAACACGGCGTCCGCGGCCGACTTCACGCTCCCCGCGACCGGCGGCGCGAGCGTCACCCTCTCGGCACTGCGCGGGCGCAAGCTCGTCCTGTACTTCTATCCGAAGGACAACACCCCCGGCTGCACGAACGAGACCGCCGACTTCCGCGACCACCACGCGGAATTTCAGGCCGCCGGCTGCGACGTCTTCGGCATTTCGCGCGACAGCCTGAAGTCGCACGAGAACTTCAAGGCCAAGCTCGACCTGCCCTTCGAGCTGATCTCCGACGCCCAAGAGGCGGCGTGCAACGCCTTCGGCGTCATCAAGATGAAAAACATGTATGGAAAGCAATCGCGCGGGATCGAGCGCAGCACTTTCGTCATCGACTCCGAAGGTGTCGTCCGGCGCGAGTGGCGCGGCGTGAAGGTGGCCGGCCACGCGCAGGAAGTGCTGGATTTAGTGAAGAGCCTGTAATACTCCCGTTCAACCCGACGACCCGAGCTTCAACCACGCCATGACCAAACGCGCGCCAAGCAGCCGGAACACCAAGCTCTTCGTCCTCGACACCAACGTGCTGATGCACGACCCGACCAGCCTGTTCCGCTTCGAGGAGCACGACGTGTTCGTGCCGATCATGACGCTGGAAGAGCTGGACAACAACAAGAAGGGCATGTCCGAAGTTGCCCGCAACGCGCGGCAGGCGAGCCGCATGATGGACGAGATCGTGAGCTCGTGCCCGGCCGACATCGCCGACGGCATCGAACTCAAGGCCCCGTCGCGGGAACTCGCGACGGGCAAGCTCTTCCTGCAGACCGAAGCGATCAACATGGCCCTGCCGGCGGCCCTGCCGACCGCGAAGGGCGACAACCAGATCCTCGCGGTGGTGATGCATTTGGCCGAACGCTTCCCCAAGCGGCCGGTAATCCTCGTCTCCAAGGACATCAACATGCGCATCAAGGCCCGCGCGCTGGGCCTCGACGCGCAGGACTACTTCAACGACAAGGTGCTGGAGGATACGGACCTCCTCTACACCGGCTGGCGCGAACTGCCAGTCGATTTCTGGGACACCCACGGCAAGGGAATGGAGTCCTGGAAGGAGGACGGAAGGGCCTATTACCGCATCAAGGGTCCGCTCGTGACCAGCATGCTGGTCAATGAGTTCGTGTTCCAGGACGGCGAATCACCGCTGCAGGCGTGGGTGAAGGAACGGGACGGGCGCAGCGCCCTGATCGAGACGCTGATCGACTACGCCCACAACAAGAACAACGTGTGGGGCATCACGGCGCGCAACCGCGAACAGAACTTCGCGCTCAACCTGCTGATGAATCCGGAGATCGACTTCGTCACCCTGCTGGGCCAGGCGGGTACCGGCAAGACGCTGCTGACGCTCGCCGCGGCCCTGACGCAGGTGCTCGAAGCCAAGCGCTACTCGGAGATCATCATGACCCGGGTGACCGTGCCGGTCGGCGAGGATATCGGCTTCCTTCCGGGCACCGAGGAGGAGAAAATGGCGCCGTGGATGGGCGCGCTCGAGGACAACCTCGACGTGCTCAACGGCACGGCGGGCGAAGGCGGCGACTGGGGCCGCGCGGCCACACGCGACCTGATCCGCTCGCGCATCAAGATCAAAAGCCTGAACTTTATGCGCGGGCGCACCTTCATCAACAAGTTCCTGATCATCGACGAGGCGCAGAACCTGACGCCGAAGCAGATGAAGACGCTGATCACGCGCGCCGGCCCCGGCACCAAGGTGGTATGTCTCGGCAACATCGCGCAGATCGACACGCCCTACCTCACCGAAGGCAGCTCGGGCCTGACCTTCGTCGTCGACCGCTTCAAGGACTGGCCGCACTCCGGTCACATCACGCTGCAACGCGGCGAGCGCTCGCGCCTGGCCGATCACGCAGCGGAAGTGCTCTGACGCCCGCCGGGCGGTGGCCCCCGCACCGCCCCGGCGATACCCCTGACCAGAGCCGGGAATTTGTCCTGGATCATCCCGGCTTGCCGGGATGCAGCCTATAATGCGCAGGTTTTTTGCCTGCGAAAGCCCCCATGCCCGCTGCCGCCCCGGAAATGCTGGTTGGAGCCAGTTCGGACTTCCTCACGCGCTTCTCGCCGTTCAACCGGATGGAGCCGGAGGCGCTCGAATTCCTCGCCGAACGCGCGACCCTGGCGTTCCACGCGCGCGGCAGCGAAATCCTGACGCCGGAGATGGGGCAGCCGACGCACTTCCACATCGTGCAGCGCGGCAAGGTACAAGCCCGCCAGCTCGGCCCGGCGAGCGTCACCGACTACGCCGCGATGACGCTCGGACCGGGCGAATGCTTCCCGATCGGCGCGATCTCGGCGCAACGTCCCTCCACCAACGCCTACGTCGCGGTGAAGGACAGCTTCGTATTCCAGCTGCCGGCGGAAGACTTCCTCAAGCTCATGCAGATGAGCCCCGTCTTCCACGTCTTCTGCACGCAGTACATCGCCAGCCTGCTCAACCAGTCGCGCCAGCAGCTGCAGAGCACCTTCGCGCAGCGAGCGGCCGAGCAGCAGACGATGACGACGCCGCTCGGCCAACTGGTGAAGAAGGCGCCGATCTTCGTCACGCCGGACAGCTCGATCCGCGCCGCGCTCGAGAAGATGTCCGAGATGCGCATCGGCTGCATGGTGATCACCGACGCCGAGCAGAAACCGCTCGGGATCCTCACGCAAAGCGACCTGCTGCCCCGCGTCGTGCTGCCGGGCCTCGACCTGCAGCGTCCGATCGGCGACGTGATGACCGCAACGCCACACGTCATGTCGGCTTCCGACTCGGCCTACGACGCCGCCCTCGAAATGGCGACGCACGGCGTGCGCCACCTGCTGGTGGTCGACTCCGATGGCCGGCTGAAGGGCGTGGTTTCCGAGCGCGACCTGTTCACGCTGCAGCGCATCGGTTTGCGCCAGATCCGCTCCAGCATCGAAGGTGCGGACGACCTCGAAGCCCTGCAGCGCGCCAGCCGCGACATCCGTCAGCTCGCGCTCAACCTCATCGCCCAAGGCATCGGCGCGGAGCAGCTGACGCAGTTCATCTCGGCGCTCAACGATGCCCTGACCTGCCGCATCATCGACCTCGCGCGCGCAAGGCACGACCTTTACGGCATCGATTACGCATGGCTGGCCTTTGGCTCGGAAGGCCGCCACGAGCAGACGCTGTCGTCCGACCAGGATAACGGCATCATCTATGCCTGCCCCGACGGCGCGGACCAGGCCGCGCTGAAGAACCGCCTGCTGGCCTGCGCCAAAGAGGTGAACGAGAACCTCGCCGCCTGCGGCTTCCCGCTGTGCAAGGGCAACATCATGGCGAGCAATCCCGAGCTGTGCCTCACGCTCGAGGAATGGAAGGGGCGCTTCGGCGACTGGATCCGCGAACCCGACCCGCAGGCCCTGCTCAACGCGACGATCTTCTTCGACTACCGCGTACTATGCGGCAACGAACGCCTGGGCGACCAGCTGCGCGCGTGGCTCAACCGCACGGCGAAGGCCTACTCCAACTTCCTGCGCCTGATGGCGTCGAACGCGCTGCAGGTCGCGCCGCCGCTCGGGCGCATCCGCGATTTCGTCGTCGAGGACGACGGCACGATAGACCTGAAGAAGTCGGGGGCACGCCTGTTCGTCGACGTCGCACGCATCCTCGCGCTGCGCGCCGACGTCGCATCGAGCAGCACCGTGCAGCGGCTGCGCCAGGCGGGCAACCGGATGGGCATGCCAGCCGAGGAGATCGCCGCGCTGATCGACGGCTTCCACTTCATCCAGCTGCTGCGCCTGCGCGCGCAGCACCTCGACACCGAACACGACGCGCCGGGCGACAACTGCATCGACCCGGACACGCTCAACGAACTCGACCGGCGCATCCTCAAGGAAGCGTTCCGGCAGGCCCGCAAGCTGCAGCTGCGGCTGAAGCTCGACTACCAGCTATGAACTGGCTCACCCGCCTGCTCGGCACCCGCACGGACACGGCCTCGCTCGACGCCGCGCTGCGCGACGCCATCGCAAGCTGGGAGGCGCTTCCGGCGCCCGAACTGGGCAGCGCGCATTTCGAGACGCGCTACGTCGTCATCAACACCGAGGCCACCGGACTCGACCTCGACAAGGACCGCCTGCTCGCGGTCGCGGCGATTGCGATCGACCGCGAGCACCTGTCGCCGCACGACAGCTATTACGCCCCACTGGAGCCCGATGCGGCGACGGCGCTGACGAATCTGCTCACGTTTGCCGGGAAAGGCCCGGTCGTGGTCTTCAACGCGTCGTTCAACCGCAGCCTGCTCGAACGCGCGCTCGACGAACACCTCGGTCTCACGCCCGACTGGACCTGGCTGGACCTGCACTGGCTCCTGCCTGCCCTCTACGACGAACACATCGACGGACCGGCCCGCCTTGCCGACTGGATGAAAGCCTTCGGCATCGAGACGTTCCAGCGCCACCACGCGCTGGGCGACGCCTGGGCGATCGCACAGCTGATGCTGGCCGCGCAGGCGCGCGCACGCGCGCTCGGTCTGAACACCCCACGCAGCCTGGCGGACCTGGAACACAGCCGCCGACAGTTGAGGCGCCACGGATGAATAGAATTTCCCCCGCACGACCCATGCATCACCGCCTGACGACCCGTATCGTTGCACTGCTCGCCACGACAACCCTGTTGATCGCCCCGCCGGCGGGCGCCGTGGACACGCCCACTCCAGCGGACCAGGCCGCCGAGGCGACGTCGTCCTTCGACCGCTACGGCACCGCGGCGCAGGATCTCATCAACCAGGGCATGGAGTATCTCGGGATCCGCTACCGCTTCGGCGGCAACTCGCCCGAGACCGGTCTCGACTGCAGCGGGCTCGTCCAGAACGTCTTCCGCAACGCCCTCGGTCTCAACCTGCCGCGCGCCGCGCGCGACATGGCCCGCGTCGGCGAAAAGGTCGGCGTGCAGGATCTCAAGCCGGGCGATCTCGTGTTCTTCAACACGATGCGCAAGGCCTTCTCGCATGTCGGCATCTACGTTGGCGACGGCCGCTTCCTGCACGCCCCGTCCAGTGGCGGCGAGGTGCGCATCGACGAGATGAGCCAGAGCTAC
It contains:
- a CDS encoding 3'-5' exonuclease; this encodes MNWLTRLLGTRTDTASLDAALRDAIASWEALPAPELGSAHFETRYVVINTEATGLDLDKDRLLAVAAIAIDREHLSPHDSYYAPLEPDAATALTNLLTFAGKGPVVVFNASFNRSLLERALDEHLGLTPDWTWLDLHWLLPALYDEHIDGPARLADWMKAFGIETFQRHHALGDAWAIAQLMLAAQARARALGLNTPRSLADLEHSRRQLRRHG
- a CDS encoding C40 family peptidase, with the protein product MNRISPARPMHHRLTTRIVALLATTTLLIAPPAGAVDTPTPADQAAEATSSFDRYGTAAQDLINQGMEYLGIRYRFGGNSPETGLDCSGLVQNVFRNALGLNLPRAARDMARVGEKVGVQDLKPGDLVFFNTMRKAFSHVGIYVGDGRFLHAPSSGGEVRIDEMSQSYWAKRFNGARRMVPEGDLGLPQAN
- a CDS encoding DUF294 nucleotidyltransferase-like domain-containing protein produces the protein MPAAAPEMLVGASSDFLTRFSPFNRMEPEALEFLAERATLAFHARGSEILTPEMGQPTHFHIVQRGKVQARQLGPASVTDYAAMTLGPGECFPIGAISAQRPSTNAYVAVKDSFVFQLPAEDFLKLMQMSPVFHVFCTQYIASLLNQSRQQLQSTFAQRAAEQQTMTTPLGQLVKKAPIFVTPDSSIRAALEKMSEMRIGCMVITDAEQKPLGILTQSDLLPRVVLPGLDLQRPIGDVMTATPHVMSASDSAYDAALEMATHGVRHLLVVDSDGRLKGVVSERDLFTLQRIGLRQIRSSIEGADDLEALQRASRDIRQLALNLIAQGIGAEQLTQFISALNDALTCRIIDLARARHDLYGIDYAWLAFGSEGRHEQTLSSDQDNGIIYACPDGADQAALKNRLLACAKEVNENLAACGFPLCKGNIMASNPELCLTLEEWKGRFGDWIREPDPQALLNATIFFDYRVLCGNERLGDQLRAWLNRTAKAYSNFLRLMASNALQVAPPLGRIRDFVVEDDGTIDLKKSGARLFVDVARILALRADVASSSTVQRLRQAGNRMGMPAEEIAALIDGFHFIQLLRLRAQHLDTEHDAPGDNCIDPDTLNELDRRILKEAFRQARKLQLRLKLDYQL
- a CDS encoding peroxiredoxin produces the protein MNTTNTASAADFTLPATGGASVTLSALRGRKLVLYFYPKDNTPGCTNETADFRDHHAEFQAAGCDVFGISRDSLKSHENFKAKLDLPFELISDAQEAACNAFGVIKMKNMYGKQSRGIERSTFVIDSEGVVRREWRGVKVAGHAQEVLDLVKSL
- a CDS encoding Mth938-like domain-containing protein, which codes for MKLNLQQKADLNVVTGYGTDHLMINKARHDGSTLVTADRIVANWAPGGLAGLSADDFAVVCELRPEVVLIGTGSRQRFPTPQVLRPLIEARIGFEIMDLPAACRTYNILVAEGRSVVAALLFDSD
- a CDS encoding PhoH family protein: MTKRAPSSRNTKLFVLDTNVLMHDPTSLFRFEEHDVFVPIMTLEELDNNKKGMSEVARNARQASRMMDEIVSSCPADIADGIELKAPSRELATGKLFLQTEAINMALPAALPTAKGDNQILAVVMHLAERFPKRPVILVSKDINMRIKARALGLDAQDYFNDKVLEDTDLLYTGWRELPVDFWDTHGKGMESWKEDGRAYYRIKGPLVTSMLVNEFVFQDGESPLQAWVKERDGRSALIETLIDYAHNKNNVWGITARNREQNFALNLLMNPEIDFVTLLGQAGTGKTLLTLAAALTQVLEAKRYSEIIMTRVTVPVGEDIGFLPGTEEEKMAPWMGALEDNLDVLNGTAGEGGDWGRAATRDLIRSRIKIKSLNFMRGRTFINKFLIIDEAQNLTPKQMKTLITRAGPGTKVVCLGNIAQIDTPYLTEGSSGLTFVVDRFKDWPHSGHITLQRGERSRLADHAAEVL